The DNA region ATATTTTGACAACCGGAGTTGGGGGGTAAAATTCCTTTATGATTAATTATACACATAAAATTCAGGAAAAATGAGATAACCTTCTGCTATAATATAGGATATATGGAATTATTTTCAAAACCGACCGCTGAAGAAAAACGTGAGCTGGTGCCACTTGCCGACCGGATGCGACCGAAATCGTTGGATGAATTTGTTGGACAAGAACATCTCCTTGCCCCGGGGAAAGTTCTTCGGCGTGCGATTGAGACCAAACAAATCCAGTCAATGATATTCTGGGGTCCTCCGGGAACAGGAAAAACAACGTTAGCATTTATTCTCGCTCGGGCGATTGATGCGCAATTCATTGCATTTTCTGCGGTTATTTCCGGCATTAAAGAAATTAAAGAAGTTATCGCCGCTGCGGAAGACCAACTCCGGTTCCATCATAAGAAAACTATCCTTTTCATAGATGAAATCCATCGGTTTAACAAAGCGCAACAAGATGCATTTTTACCGCATGTCGAACGCGGGACGATTATCCTCATCGGCGCGACTACAGAAAATCCGTCGTTTGAAGTTATCTCGGCGCTGTTATCCCGATGTCGGGTCTATGTTCTCAATCCGTTAACTGAAGCGCAGATTGAGTTGATTTTGAATCGCGCGATATTGGATAAAGAACGTGGACTCGGCAATCTCAAATTAGAAATCGCTCCGGACGTCTTGAAATATATCGCGACATTTTCCAACGGCGATGCACGAACTGCATTAAATATTATCGAATTAGCGGTTATGACCGCTGAACCAGCTCAAGATGGAACGCGCCATATCACTGTTGAGTTAACGAAAGAAGCGATGCAGAAGAAAACGCTTCTCTACGATAAAATGGGAGAAGAGCATTATAATCTCATTTCTGCATTGCATAAGAGCATGCGCGGGTCTGACCCGAACGCCGCGTTATATTGGTTAGCGCGGATGTTAGAAGCAGGTGAAGACCCGTTGTATATTGCGCGTCGTATTGTTCGGTTTGCTTCCGAAGATATTGGAAACGCTGACCCGCAAGCGTTATCTATCGCCATTGCGGCAAAAGAAGCGGTCGATTTTATCGGAATGCCGGAAGGGAATACCGCACTCGCACAAGCGGTAATCTATATGGCGACTGCGCCGAAATCGAATGCGGTTTATACTGCATATTCCGCAGCCCAGCGTGATGTCCGCGAAACTGAAGCTGAACCGGTTCCCTTGCATATTCGGAATGCGCCAACGAAATTAATGAGTGACCTTGGGTATGGCAAAGGGTATCAATACGACCATAATGCTCCTGAACATTATGCAGGTCAGGAATTTTTTCCGGATAACCTCAAGGGTAGGGTATATTATCATCCATCCGATTTCGGATTCGAAAAAGAAATCAAAAAACGTATCGAATACTGGTCTCGCCTCAAAGCTCGATTACAACAAGAACGCACAAACTCTACTTTGCAAAATCAAAACGCCAAATAAATTTCATTAGTCAAATTGCAAAAAACGTATTTTAGTATAATTTATCTCGTTAGGGTTTTGACTTTAGAGCTAAAAATTCAATTTATACTTTAAAAAATTAATTTAACTTACCTATTTTCAATGTTTTCTGAAATTTTTTTGATAGTTTTTAATATGAGAGCGATAGTGGAGCATAACCAGTGTGCCTTGAACCCGCACTGGTTCATCTACGGTATAGGGTCACAATTAGCCCGTGGTGTTAATTTCGTAAAAGACATATCTTGCAAACATTATGACAGGAAATCTGCCTTTTAAGGTTAAAACCTTGAAACCTTTGACTAAAGTCAAATCGTGGTTCTAGATTTAACAAGCAAGGAGCGAAATTATTTTGCTCTTTATAATGCAAAGTGCAAGCAAGATTGAGCAATCCAAGAAAGACTTGATGAAATCAAAAGCTTCTACTGCTTATGAAAAAAAGATGAGATTTCATGAATCTGGTGAACATTTCTGCATTTGGGGAGAGAGTTAAGGAATAGCTTGCCGTAGGATTTGGTGTGTAATCTTGGGTCGAGGATAGCGACAACGCCGATATCGGTTTTATTCCGAATCAAACGGCCGAACCCTTGTTTAAACATAATAATTGCTTGCGGAACTTGGAACGCATAAAACGGATTCTGCCCTTCTTCCCGTAATCGTTGAATTCGCGCTTCAATAATCGGCTCATCCGGAACGTCAAACGGTAGTTTTGTGATGATAACACATTGGAGCGCTTCTCCCGGAACATCTACTCCCTGCCAAAAGGTTGTCGTCCCGAATAATACCGAATTGATGTCTTTTTTAAATTCTTTCAACAACCGTTCTCGAGGTGCATCTCCTTGCCGCATAATGTTAAATTGTTGCAGTTGCGGAGCAAGCAATTCAAACGCGCTGTCGAGCATTTTATAGCTGGTAAATAAAACGAACGCTTTCCCGTTTGTTGCTAGGAGAATCTCTTTAATTTTTTCTACCGATTCCTGAACATATTTTTCTGGGTCGAGTCCGGGATCAATTCCATTGCGATTGGTATATAAGAGAACATTATTCGCATAATCGAATGGAGAATCGAGTAATAGTTCCTGAGCTGATTTTAACCCTAATCGGTCTTTGAAATACGTGAAGGTGCGATCAGTCGCTAACGTAGCAGAGGTGAATACAATCGGTGAAACTTTTTGCCAAATGAGCTTGTTAAGTTCCGGACCGAGATGTATTGGCGCACTACGGCAAGTAACATTCATACGTTTCCGCTTCCCTTCAATTTCAACCCAATAAACAATATTATCTGCATCTTCCATTGCTAAAAACGATTCTGCAGATTGCGGGATTTCAAGGCATCGATTCGCATACGCTTCAAGCTCAATGCGATCGTCAATATTATCAGTTTGTTTTGCTACCTGATGCAAGAGTTTCGAAAGATGTTTGAATGGCTCTTGTAAAGTATCCATAACCAGAAACGATTTTGTTATTCTTTTCTTTATCGGCGGCTGACCGAGCTTGACTATCCAAGAAGTGAAAAAGGTATCCGAAGCGGTTTGAGCATCTGCTACCGCTTGCTGAAGTTCAGTTGAAATAGTTTTATCAAGTTCGTTAAGTCGGTTTATTAAACCACGATTGGTCCGTGGATTATAGATAGAACTTAATAAATAGTTTGTAAATGAAGAAGATAAATGGATACCAAGAAAATCAGTTGCAACGTCTTCGAGATTATGTGCTTCGTCAAAAACTATCGCATCATATTTCGGTAGTAGGGATTCGTTACTAATTAAATTTGCGAAATATAAATGATGATTGACAATAAGAATTTGCGCGAAATATTGCGCTTTGCGCGCTTTAAAATAGAAACATGCGGAATACCGCGGACAGTTTTTCCCTAAACAGAGATCACTGAAACGGCATACACTTTCCCAGAGTTCATCAGGTATGGTGAACTCTAATTCCATTTTAATTCCGGTTTGTGTTTCTTTACACCAGGTAACCAGTTTATTAAACTGTCGTGCCGTATGGAGATCTAAAAAGGAACCTCGTGAATCTGTTCGTTCGAATCGACGTAAGCATAAATAGTTTTCGTTTCCTAGGCAGAGTTCTGCGTTAACCTCGAGCCGTAACGCTTGTCGAATTGCAGGCAAATCTTTTTCAAGTAGTTGATGTTGTAATGTTTTTGTATAGGTGGAAATAATAATTCTTTTTTTCTTATCAAGTGCCCATAAAATAAACGGAATGAGATAAGCGAGACTTTTTCCGACGCCGGTTCCTGCTTCAACAATCAGATGTTCATTTTTCAGAATCGCTTGTTCAATCCGTTCTGCCATAGCAATTTGTTCCGGTCGATGTTCGTATCCCCGCATCCTTTGGGAGAGAAGACCATTTGGTGCAAAAATATCCGTAAGAGTCATTGAAATAAAATAAATAGTTAAGACGGAGTATAGGTTATCAATTGCTCAAGTATTTTTCTCGCGGCACGTAATGCTTTTCCGCGATGGCTATATTTCGAT from bacterium includes:
- a CDS encoding replication-associated recombination protein A, with amino-acid sequence MELFSKPTAEEKRELVPLADRMRPKSLDEFVGQEHLLAPGKVLRRAIETKQIQSMIFWGPPGTGKTTLAFILARAIDAQFIAFSAVISGIKEIKEVIAAAEDQLRFHHKKTILFIDEIHRFNKAQQDAFLPHVERGTIILIGATTENPSFEVISALLSRCRVYVLNPLTEAQIELILNRAILDKERGLGNLKLEIAPDVLKYIATFSNGDARTALNIIELAVMTAEPAQDGTRHITVELTKEAMQKKTLLYDKMGEEHYNLISALHKSMRGSDPNAALYWLARMLEAGEDPLYIARRIVRFASEDIGNADPQALSIAIAAKEAVDFIGMPEGNTALAQAVIYMATAPKSNAVYTAYSAAQRDVRETEAEPVPLHIRNAPTKLMSDLGYGKGYQYDHNAPEHYAGQEFFPDNLKGRVYYHPSDFGFEKEIKKRIEYWSRLKARLQQERTNSTLQNQNAK
- a CDS encoding ATP-dependent DNA helicase, producing the protein MTLTDIFAPNGLLSQRMRGYEHRPEQIAMAERIEQAILKNEHLIVEAGTGVGKSLAYLIPFILWALDKKKRIIISTYTKTLQHQLLEKDLPAIRQALRLEVNAELCLGNENYLCLRRFERTDSRGSFLDLHTARQFNKLVTWCKETQTGIKMELEFTIPDELWESVCRFSDLCLGKNCPRYSACFYFKARKAQYFAQILIVNHHLYFANLISNESLLPKYDAIVFDEAHNLEDVATDFLGIHLSSSFTNYLLSSIYNPRTNRGLINRLNELDKTISTELQQAVADAQTASDTFFTSWIVKLGQPPIKKRITKSFLVMDTLQEPFKHLSKLLHQVAKQTDNIDDRIELEAYANRCLEIPQSAESFLAMEDADNIVYWVEIEGKRKRMNVTCRSAPIHLGPELNKLIWQKVSPIVFTSATLATDRTFTYFKDRLGLKSAQELLLDSPFDYANNVLLYTNRNGIDPGLDPEKYVQESVEKIKEILLATNGKAFVLFTSYKMLDSAFELLAPQLQQFNIMRQGDAPRERLLKEFKKDINSVLFGTTTFWQGVDVPGEALQCVIITKLPFDVPDEPIIEARIQRLREEGQNPFYAFQVPQAIIMFKQGFGRLIRNKTDIGVVAILDPRLHTKSYGKLFLNSLPKCRNVHQIHEISSFFHKQ